The genomic DNA GGATCAGGGCCACCGGCAGGGTCGTCATCTCGCCGCTGCACAAGGTCACTTCGGTCGCACCGGCGACAGGTGGCGGCTACACGGTGGTCATCGACCAGCTCGACACCCGCGGTGCCACCACGGCCACCAAGACGGTGACTGCGGACCGGGTGTTCTTCGCGGCCGGCAGCGTGGGCACCAGCAAGCTGCTGGTCAAGCTGAAGGCCACCGGCGCGCTCCCTGGACTGAACAGCGAGATCGGCAAAGGGTGGGGTGACAACGGCAACGTCATGTGCGGCCGGGCCAACCACCTGTGGGACCCGACCGGAAGCCTCCAGGCTTCCATCCCCACAGGGGGTATCGACAACTGGGCCGCCGGTGGCGCGTTCGCCGAGGTCGCCCCGCTGCCCACCGGGATCGAGACGTTCGCCTCCTTCTACCTGTCCATCACCAAGAACCCGAACCGGGCCGAGTTCGCCTGGAACGCGGCGACCGGCAAGGTCGACCTGAACTGGCAGACCGCCTGGAAGCAACCGTCCATCGACGCCGCCAGGACGATCTTCGACAGGATCAACCAGAAGGAGGGGACGATCTACCGGACCGATCTCTTCGGTACCTACAAGATCTGGGGCGACCACCTCACGTACCACCCGCTCGGGGGCGCGGTGCTGAACCGGGCCACCGACAACTACGGCCGCCTGCACGGCTACTCCGGCCTGTACGCCATCGACGGCTCGCTGATCCCCGGCAACACCAGCGTCAATCCGTTCGTCACCATCACCGCGCTCGCCGAACGGAACATCGAGAAGATCATCGCCACCGACCTGTGACGATCAACGGCCGGGCAGCGCGCACACGGTGTCGAGGCCCAGCACATGGTTGAGCCGACCGAACGCCAGCCATGATCCGATGCTCATGCTCAGCTCCACGACCTCGAGCTGGCTGTAGTGCGCGCTCATCCGGGACCAGAACGCCTCGTCGAGGTTGTGGTGATCGAGGGCGTACCGCTCGGCGTATTCGGCGGCCAACCGGGTCCGGTCGTCGAAGACGTCGGTGGTCCGCCACTGGGTCACCGCGTCGGCGAAATCCTCCTCGACCTTCACACCGTCCCGTTCGGTCCGCCAGTCGAGACAGAAGGCGCACCCGTTGATCTGGGCGATCCGCAACCGCGCGGCTTCGAACTCGCGCAGTCCCAGGGTCGTATGGGCGTACACCGCCAGCGAGAAGTTCGATGCGGCGATCCCGATCCCGGGCACCATCTCGCCCCACACGTACTCGATCGCGTCCTTGCCCTCGGGGATGTCGATGTTCACGGTTGTCTCCTTCCGAGCCTGCCGACTGCGGGGCGCAGCGGGACGTCCA from Streptomyces sp. NBC_01707 includes the following:
- a CDS encoding carboxymuconolactone decarboxylase family protein; amino-acid sequence: MNIDIPEGKDAIEYVWGEMVPGIGIAASNFSLAVYAHTTLGLREFEAARLRIAQINGCAFCLDWRTERDGVKVEEDFADAVTQWRTTDVFDDRTRLAAEYAERYALDHHNLDEAFWSRMSAHYSQLEVVELSMSIGSWLAFGRLNHVLGLDTVCALPGR